Proteins encoded within one genomic window of Diceros bicornis minor isolate mBicDic1 chromosome X, mDicBic1.mat.cur, whole genome shotgun sequence:
- the LOC131401078 gene encoding COMM domain-containing protein 6-like, with product MKLRAGPRGAGRGSGSVAGPRSVHLSRWWRFWTLAMEASSEPPLDAKAEVTTQLMDFQWKLGMAVSSDSCRSLKYPYVAVMLKVADHSGHIKKKSFEMTIPQFQNFYRQFKEIAAIIETV from the coding sequence ATGAAGTTACGGGCCGGGCCGCGAGGGGCGGGGAGAGGAAGCGGAAGTGTTGCTGGCCCGAGGAGCGTTCACCTGAGTCGGTGGTGGCGTTTCTGGACCCTTGCCATGGAGGCGTCTAGCGAGCCTCCGCTGGATGCTAAGGCCGAGGTTACCACCCAGCTTATGGATTTTCAGTGGAAACTAGGTATGGCTGTGAGCTCAGACAGTTGCAGATCTCTTAAGTATCCTTACGTTGCAGTGATGCTAAAAGTGGCAGATCATTCAGGCCACATAAAGAAGAAGTCCTTTGAAATGACAATTCCCCAGTTTCAGAATTTCTACAGACAGTTCAAGGAAATTGCTGCAATTATTGAAACTGTGTGA